ctcaccttatttacagccttgataagtcacatggttatgtagaggaagaagagaggatcattttggtgaaatcggagttttgatttgagttttagttaagaagaaatcaagctttgaagatttatgaaccaagaactttctctcctttttctcttggtgattttcggccacaatgagcaaatgaggcagccttgggggttttgggggtgtatggtgagttgtgattggttggcttggaggtggattaaaataatattaaaatatctctggtgtacaactactaaaactaggtgtatcggaacacttgtaaaaacatctctaaaaattattttctgagctactagcataaatgacactagtaacatatttaatatgagaataaaacatgtatgatgaggccttagcattgctaaagtcatcagagagtgctggtgctaagctgcaccagtaaaccgtaaacccagttaaaccgatttttttgtttttaactaaaatagaCCAGGTAatcttataatatcattcaagcattttctaatactaatataatgatgatattaccctattatctcttttctctcatgaatcgagtccggttcgtcaaactaagactatttacgaaaaaccggatcaaaactcctaaccgatacggttcaaaaactatgttcttcgtaactgcattatcgagcttgcctcataAAAAGTTCTAGCTTAAaaatgacataatgacaattaggattgagatacttgataatatatcaaagcttctccccttactgatcctccggagttctccgtactttcagaaaagatctcgtgTACTCGAAAAccagggttgttacattctaccctcctaaaagaaaattttgccctcaaaattttaGTTACCTGAGAATAGATGCGGGTAATCAGCTTTTATCTTATCCTccagttcccaagtgtgttcttcttctcctctttgtcCCCAAGCTACTTTTCTCTTTAAGCCCGGCGACCAGAATATTTGTTTCAAATCTCAACACATCTTCGTCACTCCAAGATGCATAGAAAGTTTGCTTTGATGAGCTATTGTAAGAATCTTTTGTTGCAATTCTCTAGAGTTAGGCACACAAATTCTGTTCTTGTACCTCCATAGGCCACTACGATCCTATCTCATAGCTTCTTCAGCTCTGCAAGCAATGGTGACATCCGGTACGGTGCTATGAAAATCGGTCCGGTTCCAGGTACTAGATCAATGCTGAATTTTATCTCTTGCTGAGGAAAAAAAACTCAGGTATGTCGTCCAAGAAAACATCAGGAAATTCTTTCACCATTTGGATTCGTTCTAAGCTTAATTCACTATCATTCGAGCTAGCCGCTAACAGAATGTACCCCTCACAATCACTCCCGCCTAAGGTAACTCTTACAGAATTCAGATATAAGGTGTGGAACAAAAATGGTTTAGTACATAGACTATTAGATGGAATAACAGCAgttcttttaaaataatgaaagaaaacatgatacttagataaccaatctaatcctaaaataacTTCTAAACCAGATGGAGATAAATAGATTAGATCGTGTATAAAAGTCCTGTTCCTAATAGCGAATGGTACTTGTAGGCACACTAAACTGGTCAAAGCATTTTGGGATGCAGGTGTATGGAAAATcaagtaaaaattcaatttaaagaAATATAATCCTAACTCGTGAGCAATAATTAGAGAAATAAAGAATGCGATGCACCCGAATCATACAGTACAGTTAGAAATCGATTCTTGACATAGCCTGACCTTGAATGAGGGTGTTCGATTGCATAACATTGTCAATAGTGATAGCAAACACTCGTCCTTGTTGTTGAGTGCTAACTGGATTTCGAGTAAATCCCTTTGGACAATCCTTGGCAATATGTCCAAGTTCTCTACAAGCATAGCAGTTAGGTGATCCAAACTGGCAAGACCCGTTATCATACTCTTTTCCGCATTACTTACATGCAGTGTTTATGTAAGCCTGATGGGCTCGTTTACCATTACCTTGCCTTACTTTACCTCCATTCTTACCCATACGGCAATCAGTAATGTTACCAACTTGTAGGTTCTTATGCTGTCATATGCCACGTGCTTTAAATGCACCCTTCTCCCAGCTGTCTGATGATTGCTAAGACGCCTTGGTGGAAATCCTTGGCGACTCACTTTAGCCACAGTCACTTTCTTAATACATTCTTCCACTAACTTGCTCTTATTGACTAATTCGGCAAAATTACGTATCTCCAGCGAAACTATTGAACTCATCAGATCAACACAAAGGCCCCCTTCGAACTTCAAACACTTCCATTCTTCAAAGTCAGCAGGATTCCCTTGGCAGATCTTGGAGAAACGGCACAAATCATCGAAATTACGAACATACTCAGCAACAGTCATATCCCCTTGCCTCAGCTGCATAAGCTCCATCTCCTTAGCATCTCGTGCTGCTCCCAGAAAATACTTTCTATAAAATTCGTCCCTAAAGATATCCCAAGGAATGTTATTTTCATTCTGTTGTAGCAGTCGCTGTATCCCCTGCCACCAGTACTCAGCTTCTCCCTCGAGCATATAAGTAGCAAACTCCACGTGTTGTCCTTCTGGAACATGCTGCGCCCTCAGTGATCGTTCAATACCTCGAAACCAATTATCAGCGTCAGTCGCAACGAGTGTACTCTTGAACtcaggcggattaaccttcagaAAGGTCGCAAGGGTCATAGGTCTTTCAGGATGCCCTAAGTTGTTCTCATCGTTTCCATTATCTTCTCCGTATTCATTCTCGTTCCCATTTCTCACTCCGAGACGTTCAACAGCCCTAGCCGCTCCTACAGCAGCTTCACGCACTACTTTAGCCACGTCGTTCATGGTAGCCATAAACGTTTCCTGTTCCCTCTCGTAGTTAACATTAGAAATTCCTTCCCGTACGCCTTGTCTCTGTGAACCCATCGTGGTCtcgttcacaccaaacaatcattattaaggtgatcagtcttaacacTTCAAGTCAAGTGTGAACATTCCCAAAATGAAAACACAGAAACAATCATGCAACATATATCACTGGGATATCCTATACGCATGAGACACAcaacagagtatgcaatgaagcatagtcagtccactccccaggctctactgggaacgaactgctctgataccaaattgtaacgacccaattttcaatatgtctagatcataccggaaactgagcgctaccaatttgtcttcctaattattatctattatttatcatatgagcctgattcgttgttaaaaacgtggttaatttgcgaggtatatttttttttttaaaaacgtTTGGATTGATAAACATAATCATTTAcaatcaattcacaaataataacagataaaacgGTTATAAATAActacacataaatacatcacaagcagtcaacaacattcagtgatccaacttttatttaagtatagacttttagttagaacacccctagatatagctagataataactatatacatatatatacatacaacatcccaggtcctgacctgttcaagaagtccctaagctggcacccaggctagcctagactctatactcgcctagtccctctaaactactaaagcgagggaaagtacgttctaagtcttcaaaactcaagtcaggtgaacgtcaccaaaggtaggacatcatctgctattcctctgcacgatcagacattgccataggacgtccctctggtacctcatcaagtagccacacaatgggagtctcgtacacaggatttaggttaaagtgcgcatacgaacggggtgcagacATTGGCTGGTCTCATGGTATATACGTATAATCAGAGAAcgatattcaccctagactcagaagactatctAGAGCAGGATCCTCTTCGCAGAACCATCATCAACGAACTAcggtaaggtactcttac
This sequence is a window from Arachis stenosperma cultivar V10309 chromosome 10, arast.V10309.gnm1.PFL2, whole genome shotgun sequence. Protein-coding genes within it:
- the LOC130957146 gene encoding uncharacterized protein LOC130957146: MGSQRQGVREGISNVNYEREQETFMATMNDVAKVVREAAVGAARAVERLGVRNGNENEYGEDNGNDENNLGHPERPMTLATFLKVNPPEFKSTLVATDADNWFRGIERSLRAQHVPEGQHVEFATYMLEGEAEYWWQGIQRLLQQNENNIPWDIFRDEFYRKYFLGAARDAKEMELMQLRQGDMTVAEYVRNFDDLCRFSKICQGNPADFEEWKCLKFEGGLCVDLMSSIVSLEIRNFAELVNKSKLVEECIKKVTVAKVSRQGFPPRRLSNHQTAGRRVHLKHVAYDSIRTYKLVTLLIAVWFGSPNCYACRELGHIAKDCPKGFTRNPVSTQQQGRVFAITIDNVMQSNTLIQGQAMSRIDF